The Apium graveolens cultivar Ventura chromosome 3, ASM990537v1, whole genome shotgun sequence sequence AATTATTCTCCCTCAGGTGCTCATCAACAATTGTACCAGCTTGGTACAGTGGTGGGAGAAAGTATTGGAGGTCTGTGACAATGAAAAAAGGGCAGAGGTAGTAACAGTTTGTTGGTCGATTTGGAAGGTAAGAAATGAGTTAGTATGGAATAAAAAGTACACTCGAATAAATGTCGTCATTGCAAGAGCTAAGCAGTATCTTCTACAATGGAAGTTAGCCCAGAAGCAAAAATCACAGTCTCAATACCCTTATTTTGTTGAGGGAGATGGGAAGGAACTTTGGGTAGCACCACAGACAGATTATATGAAGGCTTCCTCTTCACAAAAGGAACTTTGAATAGATTTTATCCAATACAATAATGATTTGAGTAGAATAAGGCTTCCTCTTCACAAAAGGATCTAAATTTTTTCCATCAAGCATACAGAGCTGTTGGATGCAGCACAATATCTCAGTACCCACTGCATCAAGATATCCTCCCTGATTTCTACAAGTGCTATTGATTCCCCGCATGCTTCCACAGAATATCGACGAGTCGAGGAGTATACAAATCAAACTTGTCTGGGAACTGGACTTCCCTAATCCTCTCGTGATGCAAATCAAAACATATGATCTTACTATCATAGTTTACAAAATATGCAGCACCGCTAACAAATCTATTAGACGATGTATTGTAATTGCTTTTATAAGTAGTAGAATTACTATCGCAACGTGTAATCTTCCAAGCATTAGTGCTCAAGCTATAGACTCCTACTTGATATTCTTTACCTCCCGAAAAGACCGCTATCCTTATGACTTTATAGTCATCATCAAAATACCCAAAACACAAATCAATGTATCTAACAGGCTTGAGAGGATGAGCAGGTCGGATCATAgagatttttttattttttcctATAATGGGGTTCCATAAATTAATCTTAGTGCAACTACAGGGATAGCCATTATATAGATTACCAAATGACTCGGCCGAGTAGTAAAATTTGCCTCTGTGGTGGTACTAATTCATCCTTATGTCCTTCTAATGAATCCTTCACAGTGTAGTTCTCGTCGTGGTGGTGTTGGGTTCTAGAATATCCAAATCGAATTCTGGAAAGTCCAATAAAATCCAAGTATATTCAACAATTACTAGAAATTCCTTACAAATGTCTGACTATTTCTAGAGAAATTCGGAAAAAAATGAATTTTCTTTTTAAACCCATTAGAAACCACATCAACATAAAATTAGCACTCTGCTATTAAAGCCGCCATTTTTACTGTGCTATTGAAGATTCTCAATCTTTTGACAAAATACACCTTGTAATCATTGTACTAAACAACTGACTGTAACTACAACTGCAACAATCACAAAGATAATGTATCCATTTATTTTAATCATAACTTAAATGTTCacgaattaaatattacattaccAAAACAGAGCTGTGCGCCTAGAAACTTGCTTGCATCTCATTATTGTGACTAAGATAATGTATCCACTCAAATTTTACATTATCATTGCGGTGATCCACTATCCACTAGCCACTCAAGTGTTTCACCAGCAGCCATTGGGACGATTTCACCTGCTGCATAACTATAAGACTTTGGAACCTGCCATGCTGTTTTAGTCAGTTTCACTTTTGATGTATTTCTTGGTAGCCCGTAAAAGTCTGGTCCGTTAAAACTCGTAAATGCCTCTAGCTTGTCTACGGCACCAGCCTGCAAATAGATTCAAAATAAATCAGAGAAATGTTTTTTAAATTTCTACAACCATGAATGTGCAGTAAAATATAGCGCTGAGTGACCGTCAATGCAAAATTGCCAAACAACTCGTATATCAATGAACAATTCAAGGCCAACAAACCAAGACAAATGATAAAACTGCAAAAGTAATAAATTTCATAATATCCAGAATTGACATTCAGCTCATTGTGTCTGATTAATTGGTTGTTTTAGTCAACAATTCATTGAACACTAAACTCTACGTGCCTTGTACTCCAAAGAAGTAGACTTTTATAAAGTATGACGAGAAATTAAGAATTTAAAGTACAGTAGCAGAATAAAACATGAGTAGGAAACTCTTTGTTACACAGACCCTTTAATTTGTCCTCATATCAGATCCAAGTCTGATCCTTTTGTTCATGTCTTCAAGATGGAATCTAAGGCTCCGTGACAACATGTCTATAGAGTGCAAGTTCCCTCAAGTGACTTCTTTTTATGTTACTTATTTAAATTTATGTTAAAAAAATAGGTCATATAGGTAGGTACTTTTAATTTTTTTGGTTGTAGACACTTTCTAAAACTGTACAATAAACAAATTTATATTAGTTGTGCTAAGCTTGCAAGCGGAGTCCTAGAACCCATGACCGTCTTCAGATCCAAAACCAAGAACTTTACTATTTTTAAATTTAGGGATCCGATGACAGGAGTCATACTTCCGTATCCTTTCCAAACACCCATGTCTGGTAACAGAAGAAAATTATGTGCATAGATAGCTGTTACCTTCTCAAAAACCCTCGCATAGATTGACAAGGCAACCGGAGAATTATATATACCAGCACATCCGCAAGCACATTCCTTCTTTTGTCTCTCGTGTGGTGCACTATCAGTTCCCAGGAAAAATCTTTTATCACCGCTTGTCACAGCTGCCACTAGAGCCTGTCCTATAGGTTTAAAAAAACACTGAGAAACAAAGAGACTTCTGTAATTTCAAAAAGAGTACAGACGTGTAAAGAAAAGTCTATAACTTAAACATGTTAGGAAATGTATCCGCTGCTAGTATAACTTGCAATAACATAAAATAGATTTCTTAAGAAAAAAAATCTATGTAGTTATGATATCAAAATATAACTCTATATTTTTCCAACTATCAGTAAGCTTTACGGAAAGTGGAGGGGGAAAAACATACTGTGAATCTCTCTTTTAAGTACTGGCAGACAGTAATTGTGTGGCTGTAATCCTCCTTGAAATATAGAATTTCTGTTGAGAACAAGATGTTGTGGGGTAACAGTTGCAGCAACAAGCCCTGGCAAAAATTTTAATGTTAAATGTGTAGTTCACACTTTCTGGACAAGTAAAAAGAGTTTTAAAAAGTCAAAACAGATATAGGGAGCTATTTTTAACTTATGTCTAGCCAAACTaaacttttaatataaaataatgataaaaacagcAAAAACGAGAGTGAATAACAAACAAATGAAAAATACCTCCATCGCATGACTCGACAAATTTAACTGCATCCATAGTAGTAACATGCTCCATTACTACCTTTAGACGTGGAAACTTCCGTATTAAGGGTCTCATAACAGTGTCTACAAAGACCTTTTCACGATCAAATATGTCCACATCCGGATCTGTAACTTCACCATGGACCTGGTGGCAAAATTTTACATACAGAACTGTATATCCTTAATAGCTTGTAGCTATGGAAACAATACCAATTCTACCAAAAAAAATCTGTAGACTAATCATAACAACTATCAACATTTAAAAAGATTCTGCAATATCAGATAGTTGGGGACATCACTAGTTACTTGGGAAGTCAAATCTATGAACAAAACAAATCTGTACATATGCATTAACAATGGAGAACTCCCACAAAACCTTTCACTTGATGGGAACCCCAAAGTAAATTGGGTAAATCCATTAATGCAATTTGAAAAAAACCTTTAATTACTATATAGCAGCAGTCATGTACAAGTAAATCCATCAGTATTGTATATTATAACAACATCAATTTCGTGTAGCTTTGATTTTTTTCACCTATGTCAGGTTTCTTTTACGACCATATATTCACCAGAGTCCAGACTGCATCAGTTTGTTTGTTGCACACAAATGTAGATAAAATCAAAAAATACTAAAGAGAGGAAAAGAAAAAAGAGAGACTAGATTTTTGTTAAGTGAAGTCAGTCAATAGAAAAATCAATAATAACCTGTATTTAACACCACATTAATATACGATCCTCAACAGTGAAgtaattaatttaaatatacTTCATCCAAATTTACATTTTATATTTAAGTCTGCTTGCATTTTAATTTTGAAGATCTCTGGCTAAAAAAAGACCTACAAACGTAGATTGATAAACCATGTATTAACTTCGTAGAAGTAGACTATTAATAATGAACTAAACTAGTACTGGCTGTATGACATACAAAATGTTCCTTCACAGGTCACTGCCAATAAGAAAAAATACCAGTAAAGCATGTTTTGTAGTGACCAACACAGGCAAATCGATAAATCAAACTTAAATGTATAGAGTTAGTTAACACTATTATCAACAGACAAAACCAGGACTGATTGTAGAACACACAAAATGTCCCTTCAGAGCCAGTAAGAATAAGTACCAGTAAAGGCATGTCTTGTTCAATCATTTCCTCTAGCACTGGGGCACACTTCCCAAATAGATCAGTGACACCGTCCTGCGAATTAGTTGTAGCGCCAGCAGGGTACAGCTTCACAGCAAAAATAATCCCACTCTTTCCTAAAAATAGTAGGTTTAAACTTCAATTAAACCGCAACCTAAAAGGCAGGAAGGACTTCTAGTTACTGTATACTTAAAATCCTTTTAGCTTTTTAGTTGTGTTTATTGGGGGCtgggggggggggggtatttCTTGCTTTGAACTATATCTATCTTGATAATTGTCAGTAAAACTAATTTAAATGTAGCTCAACATTTTCATTTAGACAACACAAGAGGTAATACTTTTCCATCTATAGGCAGCTAGGAAGCACGGAAAAAAGGGTGCCGTAAGCGTGTAAGACACGGACAACACGGTGACTCGGCACCGACACGGATGAGTACGTGTACGACACACCATGTGGCATGTCGACACACAAACGGCAGGGGACACAGCTCCGACACGGGGCGGACCGCGACCGACTCGACCAGGGACGCAGCCCACCTTGAAAAGGCCCTAAAAATCTGATTTTTTACCCTAATATCAATCATTCTCATCTTCTGTATCCTATCTATGTTTTTCATACGCCCATATATCAATCTGATATATCTGCATataaatacataaatatatattataacaCTAAATATATCTAGGGTTCAGTTTATACATCTCTCAGTGTGTTTAAAGTTTGTATACAATGAGCGGGTCAATGAGTTCAAGTGTGAATAGTAACAAGTGTGAAAGAATCTGATGGGAATTTTCCTTTGTAGCAATGCACCTACAATAAGGTTTATATTTTCtacaaattcagatttttcattgcTATTTTTTTGCCATGTCCCGTATCCAGGACTCTTTGATAATTGGAGAATCCCCGTGTCCCGTGTCACCGTATCCCAGTCGGTGCTTCAGTCAAAATCTTAAAACTTTGAAAAAAAACCTTACTTCTAGTTCATGTGAGCTTTTGTCCACACACAATAAAGCGTGGACATAGCCAAATCTTCTATAAGGTCATACCAGACTTATAACCTATAAGTAACTATTAGCACCCTAGCTTGAAACCCTGATCTTCAGATTAACATTATAATATTAAAGCTTAAATACTGAACTCACTTGCTAGTTTGATTTCACTGGGACTTGTTAAATCTGTCAGATACAGTGTCATAAGAGGCGTGAAATTACTGCCACTAGGCAACACTTTAAGGATTGATTCATGATATGCCATGGCAGCCGCTGCTGTTGTTATAGGAGGTCGCAGATTAGGCATGACTATTGCCCTTCCAAAATTTTGTACACTGCAGAAATATACAATAGAACCAACTATTACAATTAAATACACGATCACTCCAATTTTGTAAATAACTAAAATGTTAATAAACATTGTCAACTTAGTGTAGTAATTAAATCTGTTACAAGTACCAGAAAGGAAGAACAGCATAACATTAAAATTAGAAGTATTTTAATAGAAGGTCATACTTTATCAACATAATAAAATAGTCATAATAATAGTACAAATAGACTGCTATGAATAATAAACTTTTAGAGTTAAGAAAGAAACCTATGAGAGACAACAGCTTCAAGAAGGTCACCATCACGAAGATGAAGATGCCAATCGTCAGGTTTGGTTATAGAGAGCTGCATCCTTGCTCTGCTCGCTTTTACCTGTTTGAGCTTTCCAACTTCTCCACAAGACAACTTTGTTGCCTATATCAGAAGAAATGTCTGTGGAACTTTATTTTTTGTTCTCAACTTAAAAACGTATATAAATGTATCTTTAGTGATCGGTTATTTCCACACGTCATGTCTGAAAAATTACCAGAGATTTACACAAGGATTTTGAGTATGCAGATAAAAAGAGTTAGGAAGACTATCGGGAAAAACAAAAAGACATAGACAAGAGTAAATTATTTGTGAAAAAAACCAATACAAGGGATTACTATTTAGCACAATTGATACAATTTTACAATAATAGGGACATTAACCATCTATTCTATTGGGTTATAAAACTCACATGAGCATATAAAGATGATAAAACCCCTATAGTTACTTAAAAATTTAAAAGTATAAAGTTCGTTAATATTTCAAGATATTTCTAGCTACACAAAGTTGTTGAAACGAAGAAGTTCCTAAATCACCGCATATATGACatcatattttaattataaattacaTCAAATATTTCATACAATACATAGTAAATTATACATGTAGCAAGATCTTCTGTATTAGTCTTTAATATTTGATAGCATTTTTAACCCAACAATAGCATGACTAAGAGAAGCTTTTCACATCCAAGTACAGTCTTTCAAGATACTACGAAATTGTACTGTCCAATTGTAAATTTTTAATGAACTTATGAACATAGCCATGATATGATAATTACATGCAACCCAGAAAAACCATGAAACTTAGTTAAAAGTAATAAGCTACAATAATgcattattaaaatttaaaagaCACAATGTGACAAAGCATGAAATTTCGCTACAATTTCTTGCCCTCTTGTCATTACAATCACACAGATTAAACAATTTCCATCATGCATATTACATGAGATTATGAGAAGCAAGTTCAGTACAGGTAATTACAGAATCCAGGGCTTGTGCCCATCTGTGTATTGGATTTTATTAATGtgctttcttgaaatttttggTAGATATACATCCAGACCTCAGCTGTCACTTCTGTTGGGTTTTTTTTGTTCCTCTACTTTTTTTCTGGAGTTATTATAATATTACCAACTAGGAAACAACAGTAGGTTATACTTCTTTGGTGGTCAATGAGTCGTATTTTTTTCTTGCTTGCAAACCCAACCCCCCACCCCACCCCAACCCAAATCCCAACACTTGGACAATTTCAGGAAATTAATCAGTAATGAAATACAATCATGGAGGGAAGCTTAATAAAACAGGTACCACATGTAGATACTTGCATGGGTTTATTAGAACAATGGTTTCAGATAGTAGATTAATCATGTAAAAATAAAAGTTTAATGTAGATGAGCAAATACATACTTTGCAGGGAAGAGCAAAAGTCTTTATCATTTAGATGACAGCCAACTGAGAGGTTCTGTGAAATCAACTTCAATCTGTTACAATTAAGAACATTTGACCATGAAATTAGAAACTTAAATACTTGTTGCATATTAAACGTAACCTAATCTTATTCCTCCTACCGATGATACTAAAACTTGTTCTTACTCAAATTTACATAAGTTTGACAAGCAGAGGGACAGGGCATGTACAAGACACAGGTAGGTTTCACTTAAAACAAATATTGGTATTTTTTAACAACTCTAGATACGAAATGCATTATATCAGTTCATGTTTTTTGGTGCTTCGAAAAAGTCCACAACTATTACTGCAAGGACTGATACGAAACAAAACCAATTCCAAACTCCCTATTGATTTGACTGCATTAATATGATCCTAAAAAACATTGATATACGCCGATATGGGAACCAGGATTAAATACCAATAAAATCACAAAACAAAACatcataaaaatattataaatt is a genomic window containing:
- the LOC141711588 gene encoding dihydroorotase, mitochondrial isoform X2, whose protein sequence is MQLSITKPDDWHLHLRDGDLLEAVVSHSVQNFGRAIVMPNLRPPITTAAAAMAYHESILKVLPSGSNFTPLMTLYLTDLTSPSEIKLARKSGIIFAVKLYPAGATTNSQDGVTDLFGKCAPVLEEMIEQDMPLLVHGEVTDPDVDIFDREKVFVDTVMRPLIRKFPRLKVVMEHVTTMDAVKFVESCDGGLVAATVTPQHLVLNRNSIFQGGLQPHNYCLPVLKREIHRQALVAAVTSGDKRFFLGTDSAPHERQKKECACGCAGIYNSPVALSIYARVFEKAGAVDKLEAFTSFNGPDFYGLPRNTSKVKLTKTAWQVPKSYSYAAGEIVPMAAGETLEWLVDSGSPQ
- the LOC141713827 gene encoding uncharacterized protein LOC141713827; the encoded protein is MNMLLQKNVSVDPLCQVCRMGAETVEHILCNCALAVQCWQIILPQVLINNCTSLVQWWEKVLEVCDNEKRAEVVTVCWSIWKVRNELVWNKKYTRINVVIARAKQYLLQWKLAQKQKSQSQYPYFVEGDGKELWVAPQTDYMKASSSQKEL
- the LOC141711588 gene encoding dihydroorotase, mitochondrial isoform X1 — encoded protein: MIKTFALPCKATKLSCGEVGKLKQVKASRARMQLSITKPDDWHLHLRDGDLLEAVVSHSVQNFGRAIVMPNLRPPITTAAAAMAYHESILKVLPSGSNFTPLMTLYLTDLTSPSEIKLARKSGIIFAVKLYPAGATTNSQDGVTDLFGKCAPVLEEMIEQDMPLLVHGEVTDPDVDIFDREKVFVDTVMRPLIRKFPRLKVVMEHVTTMDAVKFVESCDGGLVAATVTPQHLVLNRNSIFQGGLQPHNYCLPVLKREIHRQALVAAVTSGDKRFFLGTDSAPHERQKKECACGCAGIYNSPVALSIYARVFEKAGAVDKLEAFTSFNGPDFYGLPRNTSKVKLTKTAWQVPKSYSYAAGEIVPMAAGETLEWLVDSGSPQ